The genomic window atatataatatatgaaataattaattatataaagaattaaatggaaaaattgGAATACTATGATGctgaaattgtataaattgatttacgataatttattatggAATGgcaatgatataaataatgataaattcaaCAAGATGTAATCAACTCCCATCCAATAGgcatgaaataataaaagtataaatgaaTTGCGGAATATTTCctcaaaatatttcttcattaataCAGGTTggtattttacataataatgtatatcttacatgtaaataatatattttgaatatttgataaatgtgttacataatgatttttttttctttttttagggATATTCGTtcagaagagaaggaaaagaaaattctaaatgTTACAAAATTTGACGATTGAAGTATGAAGAAATGACGACAGAAGACTTcttactttgaaaaaaaattctataacgAATTACctgaaaaatagatataagaaataatgtgATTGGATTGTAGTAAGAAAGacacaacaaaaaaatatttctaaaattatattaaaatatctttacattgtaattgatcgatttattaatgtattacttaatgaaaacaaaaaaaattcgaaaaatatttgtagagTTTACACAACGTAATACTATAGAATAATtccaaataaatgaaatctaAAGATTATTCccaaatgtaataaattgtatacatattaattatactataatgaattaattacaagcagatttttatataaattatatattatatatgaataaatcgAAGGGATTTTTTCCAAAACGTAAAacgatttaattgaaaaagagtTTGAAGTtagcttttaaatatatattttgcttgaatgaaattaaaagaatataacaatacTTAAATCAAGACGTATCGATATTAATccttaatcaaaaatattaaaacatgaaatttacatatataatattgaattaaatgtatagaacgaaatgaaacatataaaaataatataaatgacacaaattaatacatattgtcgtaagaaataaatgtaGATTAGAAAGACATTGAATCATCGAATTGTTTGAAATTGTATAATGAAAACTATTGGCATAatgtaatacaaaaattatgataCAAAAAACAACTCAGattatcacacacacacacacacacacatatacataaagattaaaataaacattgtTTAACTAcaataaacacataattaatttttttgtaaactcCTTGCTCGTGCAGATTATCCGAAAACCTTATCTGAAAAATCCTACCACTTCTTTTGACATCACATTCTCCTGTCACAGAAATTAATTCTCTAAgcattgaaatgaaattcttcAAATGTAATTCAGGAGAACGTGATgattatagaattattattctttataataaaaatcattaataatatatctgcAGATAAATGATCAGTAAAGTCTAAGGCAAAAAAGTCGGTAATACCGGTAACTGGTAATTTCATTGAGTTGATGATTGCGCTTAGCTGGTTATTTCGATGAGTAGGCAATGTCGATAAGGTTGGTAAGTCGGTAAgtcattgattaattattatagagaCACTGAATTAATGCCTTACTATTTCATAGACACTGTAATTCATTGATTAAATTCGATAGCTACAttcagaattatttataaactattTCATAGATACTATTTcatgtttatattaataatttattttcaattaacgaagagaattttattcatacatagtaaatataaaaaatttaggaTTTTTATGAATACATATCAATCATAGGCCGCCCAGATAAAACCACAGATAAATTATACGTAGTATAAAAGAGATAGGGAATTTGTAAAAGTTTACATAACATCGATTACAACAGTGCGATAAATATTGAACGAGAAAAGTATTGTAGATAGCGTTTTCTATAAAGAAGCGCAACCCTTtcattgcatatatatttcagaAAACTTTATAAAATCTCTGTCTACATTTTTTACGAATCACTTTTATTCGTactattaaaatcgatatattccTTTAGTATTTGTAACGTCTgcaaataaacattttttatatatcgagaAGCTTACATGcagtatataaaaagatttatttaaagtGAATTacgatagaattatttataacttataaaattataatgtaaaagatTATTTGTATGAATATGAAAAACACTTACGtatcgcgttttttttttttttaaatagattttataatttttactacTTGAAAAAGTAATGATTAAGTTACTGTTCGTAATATATTGCAATATGCTGCTGCTGTTTTGATAACCTATAATCGAGatacatttaattaacaatattagggattataagaaaaatttgttgaacTGTTTATATACCTGACCAAAAGTTTGAAGAGATAGTTCTATTACGTTTCCTGCTGTAATTCTCATGGGACAATGAGATATAGCCATTATTAAAATGACGCTCTTGGCCTTGTTGTTTGGCAAACGATACCAATCGAGTATGCAGGACGTTACAGCCACCTTTTCTGCCTATCATTATCAATTACTTTaagagttatatatatatatatatatatatatatatatatatatactcttataaaaaaatcttttagtATACGTACGTAGATGAGAGATAGTAAAATGTCTACCTGTAAACTAAGTTGTTCACCGACAAAACAGAACATGAAAATATGAGATGTTATAGATAAAAGCCCGACGAAGTATGTACAAATACTAGTCAGGTTGTGGTTGCCCCATTCCTTTAGAATTATTGAGATCGTGTTAGAGATAATTCATGTtagataggaaagaaaagtaaaaaatattaacacgaGTACcgtaattaaacaatatccAAAGAAACACATGGTCAAGGTGCAACCCATGAGCTCGAACAAACATATCTGTTGCATCGTAACTTCTACCGTTTGCAAAAAACTACGAAGATGCGAAACGATtagataaattcaataattaacATATGACTACtacaataaaacaattatgatCAAGTGGTAATAAAGCGATGTTTTTCTACCTTCGTACTTTAATTTGATGCTCGACCGTTATAGAAATCAGTTTATTCGTTTGATCTTCTCCGTTATCTGTCTTTTTAACGATACCTTTGATTAATTTCACGAGAATTTCGAGTTGTCCGCAAGCATGCATGACGAAAAGTGCCGCTAAGCCACAGATCGCTGTGGTAATTGAATAAGTTACCAATCCGGAGACGCACTGCAGGCAAAAGACGATCTCATAATTAGGACTGATTTGATCGTCGAAGAAGACATAGTATCCGGAACAGGGAAGAGGCCTGATCGTAATATTTTGAAGGGTTACTATCTTGCCCCTAGAAAGGGGTAGAAAAACTCGATTGAAACCACCACTGCTATACATGAGAATGCCGCAAATGAGAAGCAATCGCCTTCCgagttttgctttttttttcattatcacaCGATAACTTTCGATTTTAACACTTTTCCAATCCTCTTCGACGTGCCTCAGGCAACGAGCGATTTGGTTTTCCTGCAAGAGCAATCCGCTATATTTCGCTATCGAAATGACGTTGTAAAAGATGAGCGGTAATTTTTTCAGCTTCGAGCCAGAATCTTTTTCGATCAAGATCAAATGAAGTATAGCTGGTACAACGAAGAAACCCAATAGAGAGTAGCTAAATAAAATGACGAGAAGCTTTAGCAGACTTTCCGtacattcctttttcttcttcgaaaatgGCCATATGCCGAGTGTACGAAGCAAGTAGTCACACAACTCGGTCGTATACCCTATGTcttctttgtaatttttattcccTTCGGTCATAACAAAGTTTTGATtccttatcgatattttcttttagctacttctctttctttataaccCTAACAGAGTTGCAAGATGGTTGCGTTTGAATTGCTTCTGAACTATCGAGAAAATTGCCGCGTTTAAAATACTCCCTGCGgaacaaaaattacaatattgtGCGCCTGCGTATTGTTCGATAATTCATGAAGCTTAAACTTTAACGTTTTCTTTAATTCCTTCGAATGATTTTCCGAACTAAGAAAGAATCGAAAGAACGAATAGAAGCGTTATTTCAGtgcttttattaaaaaattcaaaaggaaAGTTTATCGTGATACTGTCATTTTCTATGTCTATTATAaacttcgtttctcttcttctccctttgaCGATCCCTTCGAGAAAATTCATCCGATCTCAAATTTCCATtgttctatatttattaatctttatacCATTCATTCGGATATACGTATTACATTTATACGAACATAAATTTAACGGGACGACACCTTTATTTGTGTCGAACGATAATTGCGTCGTTTAATTGTAAGactcgaagaaagaaaaaagatattaaatccTTCCGACGTTTCTCATTTTCCAGAATTTATTGCGAATCTTATGCAACCATCGTTCGGAGAAAATTCAGGTAGGCAGCTGAAGTCTTGCAAACCTGGGAAAAAGCACGATCATCTATAGAGATTTAATCAGGTTCGTCTATCAACGTAAGGGAGACCTACTCACGTCACAAAAACCTTGAAGAGATAAATCAAATATCTTGCCGGCTGTCAAACGAGATGGCCGACTAGAACGTATGATTATCATTACCAAGTCACTTATAATGGCATTGGGAAGACGATACCACTCGATCGAGTATGTTGACTCGCCGACCAGCTCGctctttcgataataacgcgGAATAAGTAAAgatacatttaaaaagaattattaaaattttgttaaaggTGAATACCTCTTCTTTAAGGCGATCAccaataaatgatattataaagacATTGACGAAAATCGAGGTCATCAGTACGCCATACGTCATCATACTCAGAGTTTCTTTATCTTCCAAATCCTGACaagttgaaaaatttattttgacttGAAATTAAACGTATGAACTTAGGTaaggaagaagggaaaggaatGTAATGTTTTCCAAGGgtagattataattatcaatattcacGATCAATAATCATTGAATTAGTTTcttatctataattataatcttccTCTATGTGAATGTGCGAGTAaacaaattctttctctctctctctctctctatctcttttgtaCATACCACAAGGACACCAAACTCGAGGAAACATATGATAATGGTACAGCCAACCATTTCACAAAGAAATACGATATTCAATGCCTGTTCGATCTTCTCGGCGTACCTGTAACATGGATTTCTATGGATTCGATACATGGATTAACAAGGAGGAAAGATGAGGTAGGAAAAATAAGAGCAATGTAAAGACTTGCCTGATCGCTTGGAGATGATTATCAATGATGTTGCATATTCTCTTACGTAGACTTTCATTTTCGTACTCGAAAATCGTGTCGATCTGTCTACGGACGACCTCGAAGAGACAGCAAGCATGCATGACACAGCTTGCGATTAGACTGTAAACGCCACAATTTGTCGAGAGTATGAGACTACTGACAAAGATTTGGCCGACGAAAAAGATCTCGAGAATGGGGGAAGTctcgacgacgaagaaaatgTAATCACTGAGATAAGGTAGAGGTAACATCGTCGTATTGTCATCCTTTACAATTGGATCGGCTATCAAgggtataataatatgataggGTAGAGCCCCGCCGTAGGATAAACTCAAATAAGCGATGGTGAAGAGTCTACCGATCTTGGCACTCTTTACCATCACCGAACGATCCTCCTCGCACTCGACATCTTTATATTGCCTTTCCATTTCCAGCAAACAATATCCAATCTCTTTTCTGTTGATAATCACCGTCCAAAATTTCACGATCGCTAGAGTACTAAATACCTGGGCTGCGATAACCTTCATCATTTTGGTTAATTTTTCCGCGTCGAAATACGTATAGATCAAATGAGGTATCAAAAGGCAACACATCAAGGTAAAGACCAGGCTGATTTGTGCATACATTTTAATCTTGTCAGACAAGCTATCACTTCGATAGAGTGGCCAGATACCAATCGGCGTCAAAAGCGTTCTCGCCACTTTCACCACGTAGTCAACATCGGATTTATATCGATGATTACGAAAGGCTAACTCTCGATTCATTCTTCCTTAAGAATCTACCGAATGAGTTTCCCTCGCGCTTGTCGTCGCAAACTTATTTCAATACTTGCACTTATTGTTTTGCGGCTCGACCCTAAAATACTCCCTGCGTAATTCAACGATCGATCCAAGACACGTAATTTCGAGTAAACTTTAACGTCTAAAACGATTGCAAGTATACGGAAAGAAAATTGGTCGCGTTTAGAGACACGCGATATCAAACACGAAAGCAAAGCGAATCCATTGGAAATTGTTATGATAAAACAATCGTCAGATGCGACGCTACTTTTCGTTGCTATTAATAATGCAAgaagatgatttttttttttagcggaCCGTACGGCTCAGTCGTCGTTCGAGGAGCGAACCGAACGCAATATTTCGTTCTTGTGAATCGTATTTATCTTGATAAACCTAATTtcctctcatttttattttattgttttttttttttttttcttttcttttctctttctcttatataacatatacttGCTGAAACGTATAAACTGCATTAATTTATGGCATAAATATGCGCTACGACGTACTGGATGCCAAGCGCTCATCGGAGCCGTCTAA from Vespa velutina chromosome 18, iVesVel2.1, whole genome shotgun sequence includes these protein-coding regions:
- the LOC124955571 gene encoding uncharacterized protein LOC124955571, translating into MNRELAFRNHRYKSDVDYVVKVARTLLTPIGIWPLYRSDSLSDKIKMYAQISLVFTLMCCLLIPHLIYTYFDAEKLTKMMKVIAAQVFSTLAIVKFWTVIINRKEIGYCLLEMERQYKDVECEEDRSVMVKSAKIGRLFTIAYLSLSYGGALPYHIIIPLIADPIVKDDNTTMLPLPYLSDYIFFVVETSPILEIFFVGQIFVSSLILSTNCGVYSLIASCVMHACCLFEVVRRQIDTIFEYENESLRKRICNIIDNHLQAIRNPCYRYAEKIEQALNIVFLCEMVGCTIIICFLEFGVLVDLEDKETLSMMTYGVLMTSIFVNVFIISFIGDRLKEESELVGESTYSIEWYRLPNAIISDLVMIIIRSSRPSRLTAGKIFDLSLQGFCDVCKTSAAYLNFLRTMKISIRNQNFVMTEGNKNYKEDIGYTTELCDYLLRTLGIWPFSKKKKECTESLLKLLVILFSYSLLGFFVVPAILHLILIEKDSGSKLKKLPLIFYNVISIAKYSGLLLQENQIARCLRHVEEDWKSVKIESYRVIMKKKAKLGRRLLLICGILMYSSGGFNRVFLPLSRGKIVTLQNITIRPLPCSGYYVFFDDQISPNYEIVFCLQCVSGLVTYSITTAICGLAALFVMHACGQLEILVKLIKGIVKKTDNGEDQTNKLISITVEHQIKVRSFLQTVEVTMQQICLFELMGCTLTMCFFGYCLITEWGNHNLTSICTYFVGLLSITSHIFMFCFVGEQLSLQAEKVAVTSCILDWYRLPNNKAKSVILIMAISHCPMRITAGNVIELSLQTFGQVIKTAAAYCNILRTVT